From the genome of Gracilimonas sp., one region includes:
- a CDS encoding CatB-related O-acetyltransferase: protein MYGPDKDTLFPLAHHKKLCFLKNLINHSNIEVGDFTYYDDLEDVQNFMRNVKYHFDFTGDKLRIGKFCMIASGVSFIMNGANHLTDAISTYPFAIFGNGWEDAMENKVYPNKGDTVIGNDVWIGHNATIMAGVEIGDGAIIATNATVVNDVEPYSIVGGNPAHLIRYRFPEEKIVELLKLRWWDWDISKITQNLTFLTGKDFTNVLSESK, encoded by the coding sequence ATGTACGGTCCTGATAAAGACACTTTATTTCCTTTAGCACATCACAAAAAGCTGTGTTTTCTGAAAAACCTTATAAATCATTCCAATATCGAAGTAGGCGACTTCACCTATTACGATGACCTGGAAGATGTTCAAAACTTCATGCGGAACGTGAAATATCATTTCGATTTCACCGGTGACAAATTGAGGATAGGGAAGTTTTGCATGATCGCATCAGGAGTCTCATTCATCATGAATGGAGCCAATCATCTGACAGATGCCATATCAACGTATCCCTTTGCCATCTTCGGTAATGGGTGGGAGGATGCGATGGAGAACAAAGTCTATCCAAATAAGGGCGATACGGTTATCGGTAATGATGTCTGGATAGGGCACAACGCAACAATAATGGCTGGGGTTGAAATTGGAGATGGAGCGATCATAGCTACGAATGCTACCGTAGTTAATGATGTGGAACCCTATAGCATAGTTGGAGGTAATCCGGCTCACCTAATTAGATATAGATTCCCAGAAGAAAAAATCGTTGAGTTGCTAAAGCTGAGGTGGTGGGATTGGGACATATCGAAGATCACACAAAATCTGACCTTCTTGACCGGCAAGGACTTTACAAATGTCCTCTCTGAATCAAAATAA
- a CDS encoding helix-turn-helix domain-containing protein, which produces MSKALMTDKSVAILPFINLSPDKDNEYFSDGITEEIILALSKTKGLKVIARTSSFMFKDKHLDVRAIGNQLGVATILEGSVRKSGMDVRISVRLVRTSDGFQIWSMKFDRQLEDIFKLQDEISLLVADKIRENFGHIELQPSLVSADSSNFDAYDYYLKGRYEQLKWTNDALLRAIENYRKAIQLDPELFRAYYGIVLCYTYMLFWSSGEEARSEVYKYLEKAVEINSDSLDYHLAKASTDMMIEWDHSSAIDHFKRSLEMNPNNAEAIEAIAGMYIMVGQFDEAMIHIDRALEINPLSLNHTFMKGNILYFSGEYEKAIQQMNKVLKQDPKWIFAVQLKAAALILTDNKAELEEILEEFSELPFMDYYTTLYRLYHHQPISEYEQPFLADETIHPWRLYFLTLEENYDQAFEMLEEGLNQKHGKYICFNYDPFLVKLKTREEYNNLQEFLPQKFPLLSEIYEDSSDSRPLITDKEEHKELVRALDKSMEVEELYLDPKLSLSNLADHINTSSNKLSWLINQDKRANFHHFINSYRLEHFKKMAVLPENQNLTLLGIAFECGFNSKTTFNDYFKKSTGLTPRRWLKEQK; this is translated from the coding sequence GTGTCTAAAGCTCTAATGACCGACAAATCCGTTGCAATATTACCCTTTATCAATTTAAGTCCGGATAAGGATAATGAGTATTTTAGTGATGGAATTACGGAGGAAATTATCCTGGCTTTGTCAAAAACAAAAGGACTGAAGGTTATAGCACGAACATCAAGTTTTATGTTTAAAGACAAGCACTTAGATGTCCGGGCGATAGGGAATCAACTTGGAGTAGCCACCATTCTGGAGGGAAGTGTCAGGAAATCAGGGATGGATGTGAGGATATCGGTTCGGTTGGTGCGTACGAGTGACGGATTTCAGATTTGGAGTATGAAATTCGATCGCCAGCTTGAGGATATCTTTAAGCTTCAGGATGAGATCAGTTTACTGGTGGCGGATAAAATCAGAGAAAATTTTGGACACATTGAATTGCAGCCATCATTGGTTTCTGCCGATTCCAGTAATTTTGATGCCTATGACTATTATCTGAAAGGTCGGTATGAGCAACTAAAATGGACCAATGATGCTTTACTACGAGCTATAGAAAACTATCGAAAGGCCATTCAGTTAGATCCGGAATTATTCAGGGCCTACTATGGGATTGTACTCTGCTATACCTATATGCTTTTCTGGAGTTCGGGAGAAGAAGCCAGATCTGAAGTCTATAAGTATCTGGAAAAAGCCGTGGAAATAAACAGTGACTCTTTAGATTATCATTTAGCTAAGGCATCAACAGACATGATGATTGAATGGGATCACAGCAGTGCCATTGATCATTTCAAACGTTCCCTGGAGATGAACCCCAATAATGCCGAAGCTATAGAGGCTATTGCAGGGATGTATATTATGGTGGGGCAATTTGATGAAGCCATGATCCACATTGATCGTGCTCTGGAGATAAATCCTCTTTCCCTCAATCATACGTTTATGAAGGGGAACATCTTATACTTCTCCGGCGAATATGAGAAAGCCATTCAACAAATGAACAAGGTGTTGAAGCAAGACCCTAAATGGATATTTGCTGTACAGTTGAAAGCCGCGGCCTTGATTTTGACAGATAACAAAGCGGAGCTTGAGGAGATATTGGAAGAGTTTAGCGAGTTACCATTTATGGATTACTATACTACCCTTTATCGCCTGTACCATCATCAACCCATTTCAGAATATGAGCAGCCGTTCCTGGCTGATGAGACCATCCATCCGTGGCGGTTATATTTTCTTACCCTGGAAGAGAATTATGATCAGGCTTTTGAAATGTTGGAAGAGGGACTGAATCAAAAGCATGGAAAATATATCTGCTTTAACTATGATCCTTTTTTAGTAAAACTGAAGACCCGGGAAGAGTACAATAACCTTCAGGAGTTCCTTCCCCAAAAATTTCCGTTACTAAGCGAGATCTATGAAGACTCATCTGATTCAAGACCATTAATTACCGATAAGGAAGAACATAAAGAACTGGTACGAGCCTTGGATAAAAGCATGGAGGTAGAAGAACTATATCTTGATCCAAAACTTTCTCTGTCCAACCTGGCTGATCATATTAATACGAGTTCCAACAAACTGTCCTGGTTAATTAATCAGGATAAAAGAGCGAACTTCCATCATTTCATCAACTCTTACCGGCTGGAACATTTTAAAAAGATGGCTGTGCTACCAGAGAACCAAAACCTGACTTTACTGGGCATTGCCTTCGAATGTGGATTCAATTCAAAAACCACGTTTAATGATTATTTCAAAAAAAGCACCGGTCTTACTCCGCGGCGCTGGCTGAAAGAACAGAAATAA
- a CDS encoding DJ-1/PfpI family protein, whose amino-acid sequence MKQYFCPFILFITSLLYSSPLSAQDQILIVVTNNAEVQVTIDGRDSTIAGGYTLSEVTQAYDVFIKSGFTVDFMSPHGGKTQYEPEEKLSELDKAFIDNAEIMDQLKNTLSPNQVNASEYNAIYFAGGKTLWDFPNSSELATLTSSIYEQGGVIGAICHGPAALLNVRLSNGDRLIEGKYISSFTNLEEQLFSKAAEFYPFMLQDELTRLGAKFQEAPPLFDQSVVDGRLVTGQNPLSTYSVAEDMMELMGKTPPQRPWDQVSFTVGIVQNRIQGSKNDVYKFIDSHGSDSLLDERLLSELSIYGSRGYMGAEVQNQGIQLLEIASELIPDNPQILEELARYHYKNGDINKAEQYLTESLKIDPDSETANELKNEMEQ is encoded by the coding sequence ATGAAACAGTACTTTTGTCCATTCATCTTATTTATCACTTCACTTCTATACAGTTCTCCACTTTCAGCTCAGGACCAGATCTTAATCGTAGTAACCAATAATGCAGAGGTTCAGGTAACTATCGATGGTAGAGATTCTACGATTGCCGGTGGATACACCCTTTCAGAAGTAACGCAAGCCTATGATGTGTTCATTAAAAGTGGATTTACGGTGGACTTTATGAGCCCACATGGCGGAAAAACTCAGTATGAACCTGAAGAAAAGCTCAGCGAGCTTGACAAAGCATTCATTGATAATGCTGAAATCATGGATCAGTTAAAGAATACCCTGTCTCCTAACCAGGTTAATGCTAGTGAGTACAATGCTATTTATTTCGCAGGAGGTAAAACACTTTGGGATTTTCCTAACAGTAGCGAGCTTGCTACACTCACTTCTTCTATTTATGAACAAGGCGGAGTGATTGGTGCTATTTGTCATGGACCAGCCGCGCTTTTAAACGTTAGGCTATCCAATGGGGATCGCTTAATCGAAGGTAAATACATCAGCTCATTCACGAATTTGGAAGAGCAGTTGTTTTCGAAGGCTGCAGAATTTTATCCATTTATGTTGCAGGATGAATTGACCCGTTTAGGAGCAAAATTTCAGGAAGCGCCGCCTCTGTTTGACCAGTCTGTTGTAGATGGACGTCTGGTTACTGGTCAAAATCCTCTTTCCACCTATTCAGTTGCAGAAGATATGATGGAACTAATGGGGAAAACACCTCCACAACGACCTTGGGATCAAGTAAGCTTCACCGTTGGCATTGTCCAAAATAGAATTCAGGGTAGCAAAAACGACGTTTATAAATTCATCGATTCCCATGGATCTGATTCGTTGTTAGACGAAAGGTTACTCTCTGAACTAAGTATTTATGGCAGCCGTGGCTACATGGGTGCGGAAGTCCAAAACCAGGGAATTCAATTGCTTGAAATTGCTTCAGAATTGATACCGGACAATCCTCAAATCTTAGAGGAATTGGCAAGATATCATTATAAGAATGGTGATATAAATAAAGCCGAGCAGTACTTGACAGAAAGTCTAAAGATCGACCCGGATTCAGAAACTGCCAATGAACTTAAAAATGAGATGGAGCAGTAA
- a CDS encoding DUF4386 domain-containing protein has protein sequence MNTSSHPLKTTARITGIWYLFMAVSGVLGFLVFHPKIFITGDPATTLQNIIDGESIARIRLLLEFAIILSQVLTAVWFYKLFSPINEWAAWSVAIWGTVNAVAIMISAIGMASALEIADSSMPLDEQVMLISVLQSVIKNAWAAGSTFFGLWLIPMGFIVFSSQRMPIWLGYTLMIGGVGYILSTLLYYAGIEASIVNYLTIPATIGEFWMIGYLLIFGIRPNTNES, from the coding sequence ATGAATACTTCTTCCCATCCTCTTAAAACAACCGCCAGAATCACCGGTATTTGGTATTTGTTTATGGCAGTTTCAGGTGTGCTTGGATTTTTGGTCTTCCACCCGAAAATATTTATAACTGGAGACCCGGCAACCACACTACAAAATATTATCGATGGTGAGTCGATTGCCAGAATTCGTTTGTTACTGGAATTTGCCATTATTCTTTCCCAGGTCTTAACTGCCGTCTGGTTCTACAAATTGTTCAGCCCCATCAATGAATGGGCGGCCTGGTCCGTAGCGATCTGGGGCACTGTGAATGCCGTAGCCATTATGATCAGTGCTATTGGAATGGCATCGGCTCTTGAGATTGCAGACTCTTCCATGCCATTAGATGAACAGGTAATGCTGATCTCAGTGCTCCAAAGTGTAATTAAAAATGCTTGGGCTGCGGGAAGCACATTCTTTGGTCTGTGGCTTATTCCCATGGGATTTATTGTATTTTCCTCCCAACGTATGCCGATATGGCTTGGCTACACTCTTATGATTGGAGGGGTTGGGTATATTCTTAGCACACTACTTTATTATGCAGGAATAGAAGCATCAATCGTAAACTACCTGACTATACCAGCCACGATAGGTGAATTCTGGATGATCGGGTATCTGCTAATTTTCGGTATCCGGCCGAATACAAATGAGTCCTGA
- a CDS encoding DUF6567 family protein — protein MKSYTFIILMAVAFLLTGCGNAGMFVASNSTEVQLKEGNYTIVAKNVTGTSETSYLFGASYSWGVATNSVGIIPLDGNKMLYKEARESLWDNFEEQGESIEGRTLALINIQYDSNTSNFMVYTKASVSITADIIEFE, from the coding sequence ATGAAATCTTATACATTTATCATTCTTATGGCCGTGGCATTTCTGCTTACTGGCTGTGGAAACGCAGGTATGTTTGTAGCCTCTAATAGTACCGAGGTTCAGCTAAAAGAAGGAAACTATACTATTGTGGCTAAAAATGTGACGGGCACCTCAGAAACATCGTATTTATTTGGAGCCAGTTATTCATGGGGCGTTGCCACTAATTCTGTAGGTATCATTCCTCTTGATGGAAATAAAATGTTATATAAAGAAGCTCGTGAATCGCTTTGGGATAACTTCGAGGAACAGGGAGAATCGATAGAAGGGAGAACGCTAGCGCTTATTAACATTCAATATGACTCCAACACGTCGAACTTTATGGTTTATACAAAAGCATCGGTTTCTATTACCGCTGATATCATCGAGTTTGAATAA
- a CDS encoding SDR family oxidoreductase, translating into MTKILVAGASGYLGKYILEELDSWGIPVLALVRAPEKLKDLKHRNIKIVQAEVTRPETLSGVCKGVYTVISTIGITRQKDGFTYMDVDYRANLNLLKEAERAGVRKFIYVSVIDGDKLRHLKITEAKERFVDALKASGLEYTVIRTNGFFSDLRDVLHMAKKGRVLLFGNGESKLNPIHGADLAEVCVRAIAQKDKEIAVGGPDILTQNEIAEMALCAWNKPPDIVHLPGWIRLLILHTAKIFLPGQRFGPLEFFLTLISRESIATRYGTHRLQDFFNQEVQQLKQQSNQK; encoded by the coding sequence ATGACAAAAATATTAGTTGCCGGAGCCAGTGGCTATCTCGGCAAATATATACTTGAAGAACTGGATAGCTGGGGAATCCCAGTTTTAGCTCTTGTTCGGGCTCCGGAAAAGTTGAAAGACCTGAAACACCGAAATATCAAGATAGTGCAGGCTGAAGTAACCCGGCCAGAAACACTGAGTGGTGTTTGTAAAGGTGTCTATACCGTGATATCAACCATAGGCATCACCCGCCAAAAAGATGGGTTTACCTACATGGATGTGGATTACCGGGCAAATTTAAACCTACTAAAGGAAGCAGAACGAGCCGGGGTTAGGAAATTTATATATGTGTCTGTCATAGACGGAGACAAGCTACGCCATCTTAAGATCACTGAAGCTAAAGAACGATTTGTGGATGCCCTTAAAGCTTCGGGATTAGAATATACCGTTATTCGAACTAATGGATTTTTTTCAGATCTGCGGGACGTACTCCATATGGCCAAAAAAGGAAGAGTTTTGTTATTCGGGAATGGAGAGTCTAAGCTAAATCCTATCCACGGAGCTGACCTTGCGGAAGTGTGCGTACGGGCTATTGCTCAGAAAGATAAAGAGATAGCGGTAGGCGGACCAGATATCCTTACTCAAAATGAGATAGCAGAAATGGCTTTATGCGCTTGGAATAAACCGCCTGACATTGTTCACCTTCCGGGCTGGATCAGGTTATTGATACTACATACAGCTAAGATTTTTCTACCCGGACAAAGATTTGGACCGCTCGAATTCTTTCTCACACTTATCTCGCGCGAAAGCATTGCAACCCGCTACGGCACTCATCGCTTACAGGATTTTTTTAACCAAGAAGTACAACAACTAAAACAACAATCCAATCAAAAATAA
- a CDS encoding helix-turn-helix domain-containing protein, with translation MIDNKSIAILPFLNLSSDPENEYFSDGITEDIINALTRIQGLKVTARTSSFAFKGRHMDVRHIGNQLGVSTVLEGSVRKSKKRVRISAQLIQTTDGFQIWSGRFDRDIEDIFELQDEISLAIAEQIRENFGHLEIGERLVAVPTQNIQAYNLYLKARYNHLRWDREGIDNAMKFYQQCIEMDPDFSWPYFGAGFCHSMFGSWTPNIASLDIAADYISRGFEVDDQSFLGYYSKATLEFWGHWNYREAEKLYLRSMALNPSYTEAEEGLAELYTAIGWFDEAMDHTKHILQLDPLSPNHHFTKANIHYLQEDYESALASIEAALRTDPNFTHAITLKQLSLIKLKRKEALEAYLENTPLAQSPKSCSMLYTLTHQPVDHGIKREDIDEIVEEEEGFSIVPWPLFLYTQFGEKEKALDLLQNAVAGKRGQFANFLSRLFLDKIRETDGYKELVTKTFKPSRLPNKRSGQELSNGNAHKNNEVDARLLMQPEEIDMAIKKLDQLMQQDERYLDTALTLRTLADEAGLHPNKLSWMLNDQVGVSFNDYVNNFRLECFKQKSLDPANKNFTLLGLAFESGFNSKSTFNDYFKKKTGITPRKWLKKHQ, from the coding sequence TTGATCGATAATAAATCCATAGCTATTCTGCCATTTCTGAATCTCAGTTCAGATCCTGAAAATGAATATTTCAGTGATGGCATCACCGAAGATATCATTAATGCCTTGACCCGGATTCAGGGTTTAAAGGTGACTGCGAGAACTTCTTCGTTTGCGTTCAAAGGGCGACATATGGATGTGCGTCATATTGGTAATCAGTTGGGTGTATCTACGGTGCTGGAGGGGAGTGTACGTAAGTCAAAGAAAAGAGTCCGGATCTCTGCTCAGCTGATACAAACGACAGATGGATTTCAAATATGGTCGGGTCGCTTTGATCGTGATATTGAGGATATCTTTGAGCTTCAGGATGAGATTAGCTTAGCTATCGCGGAACAGATCAGGGAAAATTTTGGTCACCTGGAAATCGGTGAACGCCTGGTGGCTGTGCCCACTCAGAATATTCAGGCATATAATCTCTATTTAAAGGCGCGATATAATCACTTGCGTTGGGACCGTGAAGGGATCGATAATGCAATGAAGTTTTATCAGCAATGTATAGAGATGGATCCAGATTTTTCCTGGCCATATTTTGGAGCGGGTTTTTGTCATTCAATGTTTGGGTCCTGGACCCCAAATATTGCATCACTTGACATTGCAGCAGATTATATAAGTCGCGGATTTGAGGTCGATGATCAGTCATTTCTGGGATACTATAGCAAAGCAACGCTTGAATTTTGGGGGCACTGGAATTATCGGGAAGCAGAAAAGCTATATCTAAGGTCAATGGCCTTAAATCCATCTTATACGGAAGCCGAGGAAGGGTTAGCTGAATTATATACGGCCATTGGTTGGTTCGATGAAGCTATGGATCATACAAAACATATCCTTCAGCTGGATCCACTTTCGCCCAACCATCATTTTACCAAAGCGAACATTCATTATTTGCAGGAAGACTATGAATCGGCCCTTGCAAGTATAGAAGCCGCTCTCCGGACCGATCCGAATTTCACGCATGCCATCACCTTGAAGCAACTTAGCCTGATCAAGTTAAAGCGTAAAGAAGCCTTGGAGGCCTATTTAGAAAATACGCCATTGGCTCAATCTCCGAAATCATGTAGCATGCTGTATACATTGACTCATCAACCTGTCGATCATGGTATCAAGCGTGAGGATATTGATGAGATCGTAGAAGAAGAAGAAGGTTTTTCAATTGTGCCCTGGCCTTTGTTTTTATATACGCAGTTTGGGGAGAAAGAAAAAGCACTGGACCTTCTTCAAAATGCCGTGGCTGGAAAAAGAGGTCAGTTCGCAAACTTCCTAAGCCGCCTATTTCTTGACAAAATTCGAGAAACAGATGGTTATAAAGAGTTGGTCACAAAAACATTCAAACCATCCCGGTTACCCAACAAACGATCAGGGCAGGAGCTGAGTAATGGAAATGCGCATAAGAATAATGAGGTTGATGCCAGATTATTGATGCAGCCTGAAGAGATCGACATGGCTATAAAAAAACTCGATCAGTTAATGCAACAAGATGAACGCTATCTTGATACGGCATTGACTTTGAGAACCCTGGCTGATGAAGCCGGACTTCATCCAAATAAATTATCATGGATGCTGAACGATCAGGTGGGGGTAAGCTTCAACGATTATGTTAATAATTTCCGGTTGGAGTGTTTTAAGCAGAAGTCACTGGATCCCGCTAATAAGAATTTCACCTTACTGGGTTTAGCTTTTGAAAGTGGGTTTAATTCTAAATCCACTTTCAATGATTACTTCAAAAAGAAAACAGGTATTACCCCACGCAAGTGGTTGAAGAAGCATCAGTAG
- a CDS encoding alpha/beta hydrolase has translation MFKSKQGKKEILQLYDAKLDSLKIEYEYLTVQTSFGKTNIIATGDPANPPIIIVHGSNGCAPIALETYANLHKTYRVFAVDVLAQPNKSAETRLSMKDDSYGIWMNEIITSLDLSSVTLAGFSFGGLIILKTLEHDESNIKEVYLSAPAYIVNGNPLKAIFKVFIPMKRYMKTKKVKYVEKFLSHLFTDRDEFAIEFLSKVFLEFEMDFTPVPVIDAKAAKEITTPITIFAAQNDIMFPGNKMIKRAAKIFPSLIKSTLLDHSKHVQNNEQNEMIEREIMR, from the coding sequence ATGTTTAAATCCAAACAGGGCAAGAAAGAAATACTTCAACTATACGATGCAAAGCTGGATAGCCTAAAGATTGAATATGAATACTTAACGGTACAAACCAGTTTTGGAAAGACCAACATCATAGCAACAGGAGATCCTGCAAATCCGCCGATCATAATTGTTCATGGTTCAAATGGGTGTGCCCCTATTGCTCTCGAGACCTATGCTAATCTGCATAAAACCTATAGAGTTTTTGCGGTGGATGTCCTGGCTCAACCCAATAAAAGTGCTGAGACCCGCTTAAGTATGAAAGATGATTCCTACGGTATATGGATGAATGAAATCATCACAAGTCTGGATTTAAGCTCGGTTACCCTGGCAGGATTTTCATTTGGCGGATTGATCATTCTGAAAACGCTGGAACATGATGAGAGCAACATCAAAGAAGTGTACTTATCAGCGCCAGCATATATCGTAAATGGAAATCCATTGAAGGCCATTTTCAAAGTGTTTATCCCTATGAAAAGGTATATGAAAACTAAAAAAGTAAAGTATGTCGAGAAGTTTCTGTCCCACTTGTTCACCGATCGGGATGAGTTTGCTATCGAATTTCTTTCCAAAGTCTTTTTAGAATTTGAGATGGACTTTACCCCGGTTCCTGTCATAGATGCTAAGGCAGCCAAAGAAATCACAACTCCGATTACCATTTTCGCAGCTCAAAACGACATCATGTTTCCCGGAAATAAAATGATAAAACGGGCAGCAAAGATATTTCCGTCGCTTATAAAAAGTACGCTTTTGGATCACTCAAAACATGTTCAAAACAATGAACAAAACGAAATGATTGAACGGGAGATCATGAGATAA
- a CDS encoding NAD(P)-dependent alcohol dehydrogenase, with amino-acid sequence MKAIKCLKYGGSENLVLADVEKPNPKNNEVLIEIKATSVTASDVLIRRLDEPLISKFILQIIFGFGKPRNPILGMVSSGVVVAKGEKATSFQIGDEVFAYGSISPTNHRFGSYAEYICLPEDWSIALKPPNISHNEAAATPYGGLLSMHLLSKTSIQKGDEVLIYGASGSIGTMAVQLAKIAGANVTAVCSGKTVDLVKSLGSDRVIDYTLQGAEKQLSTYKYVLDAVGNSKSSILKEKSKKALHKNGKYISIDTGVPKTPKSAFIQLKNYLAAGKIKPVIDRVFPLEKMAEAHDYVKLGHKQGNVIISVSL; translated from the coding sequence ATGAAAGCGATTAAATGTTTGAAATACGGAGGTTCTGAAAACCTGGTACTGGCAGATGTTGAAAAACCAAACCCAAAAAACAATGAGGTGTTGATAGAAATAAAAGCTACCTCAGTCACCGCCAGCGATGTGCTTATACGAAGATTGGATGAGCCGCTTATTTCAAAATTTATACTTCAAATCATCTTCGGTTTTGGGAAACCACGCAACCCCATTTTGGGGATGGTATCATCCGGAGTAGTGGTAGCAAAGGGCGAAAAAGCAACCTCCTTCCAGATAGGTGATGAAGTATTTGCCTACGGTTCTATTTCCCCTACCAATCACCGCTTTGGGTCTTATGCAGAGTATATATGCCTGCCCGAAGACTGGAGTATCGCCCTGAAACCGCCCAACATCAGTCATAATGAGGCTGCCGCTACTCCCTATGGTGGCTTACTGTCTATGCATCTACTGAGCAAAACCTCCATTCAGAAAGGCGATGAAGTCTTAATCTACGGGGCTTCTGGCAGTATTGGGACCATGGCGGTGCAATTAGCCAAAATTGCCGGCGCAAACGTAACCGCTGTTTGTAGCGGCAAAACCGTTGACTTGGTCAAATCGCTGGGTAGTGATCGGGTGATTGATTACACCCTTCAGGGTGCTGAAAAACAGTTATCCACTTATAAATATGTATTAGACGCCGTCGGAAACTCAAAGTCCTCAATACTGAAAGAAAAAAGCAAAAAGGCGTTACATAAAAATGGTAAATACATATCCATTGATACTGGCGTACCCAAAACCCCTAAAAGTGCTTTTATACAATTGAAAAACTACCTCGCAGCAGGGAAAATCAAACCGGTAATTGATAGAGTCTTCCCATTAGAAAAAATGGCCGAGGCCCACGATTATGTTAAACTTGGGCATAAGCAAGGTAATGTCATCATAAGTGTTTCCCTTTGA
- the truA gene encoding tRNA pseudouridine(38-40) synthase TruA translates to MQRYLLTIEYDGTDFSGWQIQPNAPTVEQTIEDAFSTILQSSIDIIGQGRTDAGVHATGQTAHIDLPETVAAEDLIYKANKLIGKEIQITDIKKVGAEFHARFDAVGRQYEYTITKRWMPLKERYSWQLNQPINFAKLESCANILKGEFDFAGFSKFNEDNMTTLCEIQLSEFEQEGEVIRYHIRANRFLRNMVRRLVGTMVRVAQDKMTMSQFEEALTNPDSNIPTFTAPAGGLVLQKVFYKK, encoded by the coding sequence ATGCAGAGATATCTACTTACGATTGAGTACGACGGCACCGATTTTTCAGGCTGGCAGATTCAACCCAATGCACCTACCGTTGAGCAAACTATTGAGGATGCATTCTCTACGATTCTGCAATCCAGTATTGATATAATAGGGCAGGGGAGAACCGATGCCGGTGTACATGCAACCGGACAAACAGCACATATAGATTTACCCGAAACTGTTGCTGCCGAAGATCTTATCTATAAAGCAAACAAGCTGATTGGGAAAGAAATTCAAATCACGGATATAAAAAAGGTGGGCGCTGAGTTCCACGCTCGTTTTGATGCAGTTGGCCGACAGTATGAATACACCATCACTAAAAGATGGATGCCGTTGAAGGAACGTTATTCGTGGCAGCTCAATCAACCCATCAACTTTGCTAAACTGGAAAGTTGTGCCAATATCTTGAAAGGGGAGTTTGATTTTGCAGGATTTTCTAAGTTCAATGAAGACAACATGACGACCCTTTGTGAAATCCAGCTTTCGGAATTTGAGCAGGAGGGAGAGGTGATCCGGTATCATATCAGAGCCAATCGGTTTTTGAGGAATATGGTACGCCGACTGGTGGGAACAATGGTGCGCGTAGCACAAGACAAAATGACGATGTCACAGTTTGAGGAGGCTTTAACAAACCCGGATTCAAACATTCCAACTTTTACAGCACCTGCGGGGGGATTGGTGCTTCAGAAAGTTTTCTATAAAAAGTGA